In a single window of the Gossypium hirsutum isolate 1008001.06 chromosome A13, Gossypium_hirsutum_v2.1, whole genome shotgun sequence genome:
- the LOC121212271 gene encoding pentatricopeptide repeat-containing protein At1g03540, with product MLVKDDNSCKLMVSEYIRAGKPKSSLQLFLELVGLGIEPSGFTLSDKGLFDSWNVAFMGIMKREFDSDNVIMTALIDFYGRNGQLNEVCQMFDELPEPDAICLDSVISAPTRNGLCKELVGVWGGLRQGKQVHAQVITCRLGDAVLERSLLDMYGKCGLAEESQHVFDRMSKKDSLAWAALLGVYCQNKECESVIRKFREMRDEINSCKCKCNCGCFNTRETSSLPMSDRNLITRSSMIYGFGQNGRGGEALTTFNEMEGMEPDCISFTGVLYTCSHTGLVDEDDILT from the exons ATGCTTGTAAAAGATGATAATTCGTGTAAGTTGATGGTTTCGGAGTATATTAGAGCGGGAAAACCAAAGAGTTCGCTTCAACTGTTTCTCGAATTAGTGGGGTTGGGAATTGAGCCTAGTGGGTTCACTCTATCTGATAAAGGCCTGTTCGATTCTTGGAATGTTGCTTTCATGGGAATTATGAAACGTGAGTTTGATTCGGATAATGTAATTATGACCGCGTTGATTGATTTCTATGGGAGGAATGGGCAGTTGAATGAGGTGTGCCAGATGTTCGATGAATTGCCTGAACCGGATGCAATTTGTTTGGATTCTGTGATTTCGGCTCCCACAAGGAATGGTTTGTGCAAGGAA CTTGTGGGAGTTTGGGGTGGTTTGAGGCAGGGGAAGCAAGTGCATGCGCAGGTCATTACTTGTAGACTTGGTGATGCGGTTCTAGAACGGTCTCTTCTTGACATGTATGGCAAGTGTGGGTTGGCTGAGGAGTCTCAGCATGTTTTCGATAGGATGTCAAAGAAGGATTCACTTGCTTGGGCTGCCTTACTTGGTGTCTACTGTCAGAATAAAGAATGTGAATCTGTTATTAGAAAATTTAGGGAAATGCGTGATGAAATTAATTCGTGCAAGTGCAAGTGCAATTGCGGCTGCTTTAACACAAGGGAAACAAGTTCATTGCCA ATGTCTGATAGAAACTTGATAACACGGAGCTCAATGATCTATGGGTTTGGTCAgaatggaagaggtggagaagcTCTAACAACATTTAATGAGATGGAGGGCATGGAGCCTGATTGTATAAGTTTTACCGGGGTTCTTTACACTTGTAGTCATACTGGGTTGGTAGATGAAGACGATATTTTAACTTAA
- the LOC107894128 gene encoding uncharacterized protein: protein MWIQCFDLRTNPSFKKERRNPVIFVGGHCLRVVMPQQLAVARSISFLRPVLEKQGDLQQELKGNEVMAVLLEEEVENASLAELVEGHNSKHCNPKGQKAKAAPTHRVLASAARFHSLSEIVIILPLSSLTPFSDINNQVR, encoded by the exons ATGTGGATACAGTGCTTCGATTTGCGAACCAACCCATCATttaaaaaagagaggagaaatcCAG TTATCTTTGTTGGTGGACATTGCCTCAGAGTTGTGATGCCTCAACAATTAGCTGTTGCAAGATCCATTTCCTTCCTCAGACCTGTTTTGG AAAAGCAGGGAGACCTGCAGCAGGAGCTGAAGGGAAATGAGGTGATGGCTGTTCTCTTGGAGGAGGAGGTTGAAAATGCGTCTCTCGCGGAGCTTGTGGAGGGCCATAATAGCAAGCATTGCAACCCCAAAGGCCAAAAGGCAAAAGCAGCACCAACCCACAGGGTCTTGGCCTCTGCTGCCCGTTTCCATTCCCTTTCTGAGATAGTAATAATCCTCCCATTGTCATCTCTTACTCCTTTTTCAGATATCAACAACCAAGTAAGATAG
- the LOC107894130 gene encoding uncharacterized protein, translating into MATLLAAAGRRATTLSRSPALSQAASLIPRRGLAGAADHHGPPKVNCWQDPMNPSKWKEEHFVIVSLSGWGLLFFSGYKFFTKGKGKKEENMVETTH; encoded by the exons ATGGCTACTTTGCTAGCGGCTGCAGGTCGTAGAGCAACTACTCTATCTCGATCCCCGGCTCTGTCTCAAGCCGCTTCTCTCATTCCTCGCCGTGGTCTTGCCGGCGCTGCGG ATCACCATGGACCCCCGAAGGTTAATTGTTGGCAAGACCCAATGAACCCATCTAAATGGAAAGAAGAGCAC TTTGTTATTGTCTCTTTATCCGGTTGGGGCCTGCTTTTCTTTAGCGGATACAAGTTCTTCACTAAAGGCAAAGGCAAGAAGGAAGAG AACATGGTGGAAACGACACATTAA